Sequence from the Rhodanobacter sp. genome:
GCGCCGTGCCGGGCGCGGGCAAGCCCCCCGCAGGGAGCGGCGTGTCCGGCGGCGGATTCGGCTGGGTGGCCAGCCAGGCATCGAGGATCTTGCGGGCGATCGGGCCGGCCGTGGAGGCGCCCCAGGCGCCGTTCTCCAGCAATACCGCCACCGCGATGCGCGGCTCTTCGGCCGGCGCGAACATCTCGAACCACGCGCGGTGCCGGCTGGCGAGGTAGGCCAGGTTGGTGTTGTCGTTGTAGGCGTTGGTATGGCGCGAGTAGATCTCGGCGGTGCCGCTCTTGCCGGCGATGGTGTACGGAAAGCCCTTGCCCAGCCCGTAACCGGTGCCGCGAGGATCGTTCACCACCATCTGCATGCCATCGACCACCGCCTGCCATTCCGAGGGGTCGCTGATGACGGGCCGGCCCTCCGGCGGATTCGGCAGCATCTGTTGGGGTTTGTCCACCCCGGCCTGCGTGGCCATCACCAGCCGCGGCGCATACGGCACGCCATGGCCGGCAAGCGTGGCCAGCGCATGCGCGAGCTGCACCGGCGTCACGCCCCAGTAGCCCTGGCCGATGCCCGCGATCATCGTCTGACCCGGATACCACGCCTGCTTCAGGTGTTTTTCCTTCCACTCGCGCGAGGGCAGTACGCCGCTGGCCTCGCCGTCGAGGTCGATGCCGGTGGGCCGGCCGAAGCCGAACCGGCCCATCCACTCGCTGAAGCGGTCGATGCCCATGTCCACCGCCAGCTTGTAGAAGTAGGTGTTGACCGACCACATGATGGCCATGCGCAGGTTCACCGTGCCGAAGCCGCCGCGGCGGTCGTCGCGGCGGCAGAACGTGGTGCCCGGCAGGCACCAGGTGCCGGTGGAGAGCACGGTGTCCGCGGGCGTGCGCAGTCCCAGCTCCAGTCCGCCCAGCGCCACGAACGGCTTGACGGTGGAACCCGGCGGATACACGCCGCGCAGCGCGCGGTTCAACAGCGGCTTGTCGGCCGCGCCGGTCAGCGCGTTGTAGTCGGCATGGCTGATGCCGTCCACGAACAGGTTGGGGTCGAAGGTCGGCTCGCTGACCATCGCCAGCACCTGGCCGTTGCGCGGGTCGATCGCCACCGCCGCACCCGGCTGGCCGCCCAGCGCCTGTTCCGCGGCCTTCTGGATGCGCACGTCGATGCTGAGATAGAGGTTTTTGCCGGGCGTGGCCGGATGCGTCTGCAATACGCGCTGGGTCTGTCCGTTCGCGTTGACTTCGACCAGCTCGTAGCCCGGCGTGCCGTGCAGCACGTCCTCGTAGGAGCGCTCGATGCCGGTGCGGCCGACGTGCGTGGTGCCCTTGTAGCGCGCCGGATCGAGATGGTCGAGATCGTCCGCGTCGATGCGCGAGACGTAGCCGATCACGTGCGCGAACAACCCGCCCAGCGGGTAGCGCCGGTTGAGGTAGGGCACCACGTCCACGCCGGGGAAGCGCCAGCGGTTGACCGCGAAGCGGTCGATCTCGTCCTCGGTGAGGCGCAGCTTCAGCGGCACGCTCTCGAAGCGCCGGCTCTGCCTGAGCTGCTTGTGGAAGGCGTCCAGGTCGTCCTGGCTGAGCGGGATCACCTGCCCCAGCTGCGCCAGCATCGCCTTCATGTCGGCGACCTGCTCGGGCACCACTTCGAGCCGGAACGCGGGCACGTTGTTGGCCAGCAGCACGCCGTTGCGGTCGTAGATCAGGCCGCGCGCGGGAGGAATCGGGATCGGTTTGACGCGGTTGTTTTCCGAGCGCGCGGCGAACTCGTCGTAGCGCGCCACCTGCAAGGTCACGTAGCGGCCGATCAGGCCGATCAGGCCGAGCACGATCAGCGCGAAGCCCGCCAGCGCGCGGCGGCGGAACAGTTCGCCTTCGCGGCGTGCATCCTTGATTGCGCGGCGCGGCTTCATGTCACTGCAGGCGCAGGCGCACGCGCAGGTCGTCCAGCAGCAGGAACAGGAACGGCCACAACGCGGCGCCCGTGAACGGGGCGATCCACCAGCTTGCCGGCGGCATCGGCGCGCCGGACAGCAGCCGCACCAGCAGCAACAGGATACGGTCGTTCAGCAGCAGCGCCAGCACCGCCAGGATCTGCTGCCCCATGGTGAAGAAGCGCAGCCGCGAGCGGAACCGCAGCACGATGAACACCAGCGCGCACAGCCGCAGCGCCTGCTCGCCCAGCAGCACGCCGTCGAACAGGTCGGCGCCCAGGCCGAGCAGGAAGGCCAGCCCCAGGCCCACGCGATCCTCCGACTCCAGCGCCCAGTACAGCAGCACCAGCGCCGGCCAGTACGGCTTGAACGGCTCCAGCACCGCCGGCAGCGGCACCAGCATGAACAGCAGCGCGCACAGCAGCGTGCCGGCAAACCACCAGGTGGACAACCGCTGGCGGTTCATCGCGCACTCCCGGCTGCCGCAGGCGGCACGGCGGGCTTCGCCGCCGGCAGGACGGCGGTGGCGCGCGGCAGGGTCGCCCGCACGGTAGCGCTCGTGGCGGCGGCCGACGACGCGGCCGATCCCGGCACGGGCGCCAGCGAGGCCGGCGGCCCGGCCGGAACCGCCGGCGCGGGCGGGCCGTCGGGCTCGGCCTGGTCGTGCAACAGCAGCACGTCTTCGCTGCGGTCGATGTCGGCCGCCGGCTGCACCTGCGCCACGCGGAACATGCCGGAAGCACCGGACTGCACGGCAGTCACCTTGCCCACCGGGAACCCCGGCGGAAAGCGGCCGCCCAGGCCGGACGTGAACAGCTTGTCGCCCGGCCGCACGTCGGCGGACAACGGAATGTTGGGCAACACGAGCCCGCTGCCGTCGCGCGAGCCATAGGCCACCGTGCGCAGGCCGGAGCGGTCGATCACCACCGGAATCGCGTGCGCGGGATCGGTCACCAGCATCACCACCGACGTGGTCGGCAGCACCTCGACCACCTGCCCCATCACGCCGTGCGCGTCGATCACCGGCTGCCCCGGCTTCACGCCGTCGCGCGCGCCGAGGTTCAGCACCAGCCGTTGCTGCCAGGCGCCCAGGTCCACGCCCACCACGCGGGCCAATTGCACGTTGAGGCCAAGGCTGCGCCGGGTGTCCAGCAACTCCTTCAGGTGCTGGTTCTGCTCGGCCACGCTGGCCATGCGGTTGAGCCGCGCATTGGCCAAGAGCAGATCCTCGCGCAAGCGCTGGTTCTGCTCGGTGAGCAGCTTGCGGTCGGCGAAGGCCACGCTGAGCGTGCGCACGCCGGCGCCGGGCAGGTTGGCCAGCCGGTACATCGGCTCCACCACTACCGACGCCGCGTTGCGCACGCGCCACAGCCAACCGTTGCGGTGGTCCAGCACCATCAGTACCACGGCCAGCGCAAGATAGACGATCAGCCGCAGCGTGCCCGCGGCATTGCCGGCGAACAGGGGCGATGACTCATCGCGCGGACGCGCCACGACGAGTCAGCCTTTACTCTGGGGCGAAGAAATCGCTGCCGTGCTGGTCGATCAGCTCCAGCGCCTTGCCGCCGCCGCGCGCCACGCAGGTGAGCGGGTCGTCGGCCACCTGCACGTGCAGGCCGGTTTCCTCGGAAATCAGGCGATCCAGGTCGCGCAGCAGCGCGCCGCCGCCGGTGAGCACGATGC
This genomic interval carries:
- the mrdA gene encoding penicillin-binding protein 2, with the translated sequence MKPRRAIKDARREGELFRRRALAGFALIVLGLIGLIGRYVTLQVARYDEFAARSENNRVKPIPIPPARGLIYDRNGVLLANNVPAFRLEVVPEQVADMKAMLAQLGQVIPLSQDDLDAFHKQLRQSRRFESVPLKLRLTEDEIDRFAVNRWRFPGVDVVPYLNRRYPLGGLFAHVIGYVSRIDADDLDHLDPARYKGTTHVGRTGIERSYEDVLHGTPGYELVEVNANGQTQRVLQTHPATPGKNLYLSIDVRIQKAAEQALGGQPGAAVAIDPRNGQVLAMVSEPTFDPNLFVDGISHADYNALTGAADKPLLNRALRGVYPPGSTVKPFVALGGLELGLRTPADTVLSTGTWCLPGTTFCRRDDRRGGFGTVNLRMAIMWSVNTYFYKLAVDMGIDRFSEWMGRFGFGRPTGIDLDGEASGVLPSREWKEKHLKQAWYPGQTMIAGIGQGYWGVTPVQLAHALATLAGHGVPYAPRLVMATQAGVDKPQQMLPNPPEGRPVISDPSEWQAVVDGMQMVVNDPRGTGYGLGKGFPYTIAGKSGTAEIYSRHTNAYNDNTNLAYLASRHRAWFEMFAPAEEPRIAVAVLLENGAWGASTAGPIARKILDAWLATQPNPPPDTPLPAGGLPAPGTAPAAAPPETPQDAPQDAPQDAPQDAPQDAPQDAPQDAPQDAPQDAPQDAPPDDPAEAASQENTP
- the mreD gene encoding rod shape-determining protein MreD, with protein sequence MNRQRLSTWWFAGTLLCALLFMLVPLPAVLEPFKPYWPALVLLYWALESEDRVGLGLAFLLGLGADLFDGVLLGEQALRLCALVFIVLRFRSRLRFFTMGQQILAVLALLLNDRILLLLVRLLSGAPMPPASWWIAPFTGAALWPFLFLLLDDLRVRLRLQ
- a CDS encoding hypothetical protein (frameshifted, insertion/deletion at around 2871642;~possible pseudo due to internal stop codon); the encoded protein is MARPRDESSPLFAGNAAGTLRLIVYLALAVVLMVLDHRNGWLWRVRNAASVVVEPMYRLANLPGAGVRTLSVAFADRKLLTEQNQRLREDLLLANARLNRMASVAEQNQHLKELLDTRRSLGLNVQLARVVGVDLGAWQQRLVLNLGARDGVKPGQPVIDAHGVMGQVVEVLPTTSVVMLVTDPAHAIPVVIDRSGLRTVAYGSRDGSGLVLPNIPLSADVRPGDKLFTSGLGGRFPPGFPVGKVTAVQSGASGMFRVAQVQPAADIDRSEDVLLLHDQAEPDGPPAPAVPAGPPASLAPVPGSAASSAAATSATVRATLPRATAVLPAAKPAVPPAAAGSAR